The stretch of DNA GCATCGCGCACCGCTCCGCCCGAGGTGATGACGTCCTCGATCAGCGTGACCCGGCGACCGTCGAACGCCGGCCCCTCGGCCAGCTTGGCGGTGCCGTACTCCTTGGCCTTCTTGCGGATGAAGATCGCCGGGATGCCGGTCTTCGCCGAGACCATGGTCGCGATCGGGATGCCCCCCATCTCCAGGCCCCCGAGCAGCTCGGTCCCCTGGGGAAGGAGCTCGACCATCCGGGCCGCCACCCGGTCGAGCAGCGCCGGCTGGGCCTCGAACAGGTACTTGTCGAAGTAGGTGTCGCTCACCTGGCCCGAGCGCAGGGTGAACGTGCCGTGCAGGCGGCAGGTGGCGTCGATGTCGGCGGCGAGGCTCGCGTCGTTCCGGGTCAGATCGGTCACGAGTCTCAGCGTAGTGAGTGCGACGGTCCGGTCGCGAAGTGTCGGACCGCACCGTCATGATGGGGCCACCATGAGCCGCTGGAGCCTCGGGGCCGTCGAGAGACTCGCCCCTGACGACTCGTCGCTGGCTGCTGCCCGCAAGCTGGCCCGGCCGGGGCCCTGGTCGCAGACCGGCAG from Nocardioides sp. BP30 encodes:
- the pyrE gene encoding orotate phosphoribosyltransferase, which codes for MTDLTRNDASLAADIDATCRLHGTFTLRSGQVSDTYFDKYLFEAQPALLDRVAARMVELLPQGTELLGGLEMGGIPIATMVSAKTGIPAIFIRKKAKEYGTAKLAEGPAFDGRRVTLIEDVITSGGAVRDAVNALRPAGAIVDTVVCAIDRSPQAGESLRDVDLTIRSVLTRAELDAVQQS